In Dioscorea cayenensis subsp. rotundata cultivar TDr96_F1 unplaced genomic scaffold, TDr96_F1_v2_PseudoChromosome.rev07_lg8_w22 25.fasta BLBR01002232.1, whole genome shotgun sequence, the genomic window tgcgtgtgtatCTATACACATACATGGTGCCAAGGTTTAAACATTTGCATATTTAAAATCTACGaatatttttggaatattttaggtgttttttttaaatgtgaagACTTCTACAAACTTCTGGATCGATGgagtttcttatatatatatatatatatataatagttaacCTCCCATGAAGAAAGCTGTATGGAATTGACAAATAATTTGTGCGAAAATATAGAGAAATGAGCACAAATGCACGTTCCCacctaattaatattaatattaatttctttCAATGTGACAGTTCGTGTTTTTCAAGAGTCAAATCAGGTTTGCTAGTAAAGCAagcaaaatcaaataattttatttcaatgcTTTGTTTATAAATAGCTCCAAGCTGCATGTGAGCACATAAGTCAATTAAAATGGAGATTCTACCAACTATTATGATTTCTATCCTTGCATTAATCCTCCTCTCCCAAGTGCCATCTCCAACCACGGCATTAATCCCAACTCATGAAGCCTTCCTCCACTGTGTCTCTCTCCATTCTCCACCATCTACTAACCACTCTCAAGAACTTCTCTACTTCCCAAACACCACCTCCTACTCCTCCCTCTATATCTCCACCATCTACAACCTCCGTTTTGCCTCCACTACTTCAAACTCAGCATTGACACCTCTTTTTATCGTCGCACCAACTCAAGATGTCCATGTCCAAGCAACAGTCATATGCACCAGGAATCTTGGTCTTCATCTCCGGGTCCGAAGTGGTGGCCATGACTATGAAGGCTTGTCCTACCGTTCTTATGATCACCGTCCATTTATCATGCTTGATCTTGCAAAGTTCCGATCAGTCACTGTTGACGTAGAACACGATACAGCCTTGGTCGAGGTCGGAGCCACACTTGGCGAGCTTTACTATAAAATAGCTGAGAAAAGTCCGGTTCATAGCTTTCCTGCCGGCATTTGCCCCTCGGTTGGCGTTGGTGGGCACATAAGTGGTGGTGGAATGGGTAACCTGGTGAGAAAGTATGGCCTTGCTGCTGATAATGTGTTGGATGTCAAGCTTGTGGATGTTAATGGAAAGGTCTTGGATAGAAAGTCAATGGGTGAAGATCTCTTCTGGGCTATCAGAGGAGGTGGAGGTGCAAGTTTTGGAGTCATACTTTCATGGACGGTACGATTAGTTCCTGTCACGCCTAAGGTTGCAGTTTTCACCATGCATAAAGGTTTGGCTGACGGTGTGCTTGATTTACTTGACAAGTGGCAGCGAATTTCTTccaaactccatgaaaatgtaTACATGGAGGCAGCCATAAGACAACCCATGTACAATGGGACCAAGGGAATGGAGGCTCTGTTTAACTTCCAGTTTATGGGTGGATGTGAAGAGTTGCTGGGGATTATGAAGGAAAATTTTCCAGAGTTGGGTGTTGAGGCAAAAGACTGTAAGGAGATGAGCTGGATTCAGTCTGTGATGTATTATGCTGGGTATAGGAATGGGGAGCCATTGGAGACACTCTTGAACAGGAGTAGTGTCTCTGGGATTTATGTTAAAGGGAAGTCTGACTTTGTGGAGGAACCAATAGCTAGAGATGCATGGAAAGGGATATGGGATGAGTTTGTTGGAGTGAGTGGCAGGTCATTGCTCATGTACATGGCTCCATATGGTGGCAAGATGGATGAAATTCCAGAGTCTGAAACTCCATTTCCACATAGGAAGGGTAGCTTGTATAACATACAGTACCTTGTGGCCTGGAGAAATGGTAGTGCTAATGAGTCTGATGAGAGTTTGAGGGTGATTAGGAGATTGTACAAACATATGAGACCTTATGTTTCCAAGAACCCCAGGGCTGCATACGTGAACTTTAGAGATCTAGATCTGGGGATGAATAAGGATGCCATAAGCTACTCAGGAGCTAAAGTTTGGGGAAAACACTACTTCAAAAGCAATTTCAAGAGGTTGGCCCTTGTGAAAGGTCAGGTTGATTctgagaatttttttaggaatgagCAAAGTATTCCTCCACTTTACAGGTCAGAATGATGAGACATTTTCATATGATAAAATCATGTATTAGTTTTCtagttaaattttcttttccttttttttttatgcatcgAACTTCATTGTTTGTATAtgctaataaataatttgtaatttaagtttcattatatttgtatttgtatttctaAGCACCACTCAATTCTAGTCTAGTGATCACTTAATTTGTCCTTGCATTAGCATATTATTTGTGGAAATGATAGGATATGCTATGCACCGGTAAGACATGATAGGGGATGATCAGGAGTGAGGATTGGTGGCAAATTGGCATTGTCATTGCTGGCCTTCTAAAGAATCAATCGATGTCAGACTTCCAGAGTGAGGATTGGTGGTAAAACAACCAATTAAAAGAATAGGAACTCAGCTCAACTTCCTGAGTTTGTTTTTGGCGTTAGAAAATGCAACACTCCAAACGCGGCCCGGCCAAACCCGATGCACGGATAAACGGCTGCAAATCCACAGGGTTTGAATCCCATAGACCTGTAAAGCCTCAGAACCTTAATCAGAGAAGATAAATTATAACAACCAATTGAGTCACAGAGTTACAAACTCTATAGAGTATACAGTGCAGGAATACAaaaagtccaaaaaaaaaaaaaatacacggATATAGGGACTAATAATGAcaagaaatcaaattttataataaaataagacaACACCTACAGATAGTCTTTCAAAGTCCATACAGGTATACCACTCTTGatttgaaaaggatttaaaacaaatttatgagttcactagcccagtaagtaatccaaaaattgtttaaaaacaaCATGGTTTATAAAACTCGATTTCAAACATTGAGATTAACTCAAAGTTTAAACaaagtttaaacaaaaataatatcgCTATTCAAGTAATATCTCTATtcaagaatgttgaaatcaaaagaatattaGATTTCAAAATTCCAAATAATAATTCACCagaaatgagcataggtctcccaaaaaaaatttaaacataatgCAGAATAAAATGcagagtataatattctaataagaGAACATTTCCAAAATACGTCATTCACCAAAAATTTGATACTCAGAAATGAGATctcataaataaagaaaattcaaGGTAGGACAAAAAGTTTATGTCCGAGATATACACGGAAAtcaataatatcaaaaatattgtGATTGAAGATAATCACAATCAGAAGTCAAAGCAGAGTGTACTAGATTCCAGTGTATGTCTtcaaattcactatagatggcagagtcatttgtttatctttggtaacccgagccagaataacagAGGTAATTTATTTACCCTTGGTGATCCGATACTGAATGTcagatgattttttattatttcaccgaacgaaCACGGTGTGAAACTgcaatctcatttttttagaattttttgtcgacaaggtcagggtttaaccccccattGATAATTGATAGGGTTGCATATCACTTATTTAgagaccaaaacattcagataCTAAATTATACACAAGGTACAAATTTAGAAATTACCAAATTCCTCCAATTCTCAAGTCTAtggatttaataataaaaattcaagatcccacttttggaagaaaggaaataTAGGAATTTAAATACATAAAGATTAAGTAAACAAAAcctttaaaattattcaaaatatttatttctccaattaaaataaaacaattaagcaaataaataagtaaataaataaataaataaaggaaataaTTTAATCAACCCAAATGATAGCAGATCATACCAATGTttgaatacaaaaaaaaaactcacattttaaaacatttaaaataatcatataaatgAAATCACAATACTagcataattattaaaataatacttaaataaGAGAAAATACTTAAGCAAAATATCTGAAAACACttattcaataataaataatttccaatatttatacaatacaattatctaaaataaaagccattaccaaattaataaacaattattttacccaataaaataattttcacaaatactgAAAGTACGAAATTATCGGTGAATTATTTACCTGGTGCAAGacaaaatttcaaacttaatccaaacaaaaaattttagcccctttcaaaaagaaatccc contains:
- the LOC120257628 gene encoding berberine bridge enzyme-like 23 codes for the protein MISILALILLSQVPSPTTALIPTHEAFLHCVSLHSPPSTNHSQELLYFPNTTSYSSLYISTIYNLRFASTTSNSALTPLFIVAPTQDVHVQATVICTRNLGLHLRVRSGGHDYEGLSYRSYDHRPFIMLDLAKFRSVTVDVEHDTALVEVGATLGELYYKIAEKSPVHSFPAGICPSVGVGGHISGGGMGNLVRKYGLAADNVLDVKLVDVNGKVLDRKSMGEDLFWAIRGGGGASFGVILSWTVRLVPVTPKVAVFTMHKGLADGVLDLLDKWQRISSKLHENVYMEAAIRQPMYNGTKGMEALFNFQFMGGCEELLGIMKENFPELGVEAKDCKEMSWIQSVMYYAGYRNGEPLETLLNRSSVSGIYVKGKSDFVEEPIARDAWKGIWDEFVGVSGRSLLMYMAPYGGKMDEIPESETPFPHRKGSLYNIQYLVAWRNGSANESDESLRVIRRLYKHMRPYVSKNPRAAYVNFRDLDLGMNKDAISYSGAKVWGKHYFKSNFKRLALVKGQVDSENFFRNEQSIPPLYRSE